TATGTGAATGATGAAGTCGCAGGTTATATTGTTTTAAATGCAACGAGTAAGGATTGTGCAGATATTTTTGTTATGGGTGTTAAGAAGAAATTTCATAGAATGGGTATTGGATTAAAATTGAACAATGCATTTGAAATCTTGGCTAAAAAATTAGGATATACATACTCACAGGTGAAAACAGTTAAGACAGGTTGCTACAAAGAGTATGATATTACC
This is a stretch of genomic DNA from Gemella haemolysans. It encodes these proteins:
- a CDS encoding GNAT family N-acetyltransferase, which codes for MNDEVAGYIVLNATSKDCADIFVMGVKKKFHRMGIGLKLNNAFEILAKKLGYTYSQVKTVKTGCYKEYDITNKFYIAMGYKELECFPTLWDEWNPCQIYIKYLGE